In Leifsonia sp. ZF2019, a genomic segment contains:
- a CDS encoding potassium channel family protein, with the protein MGDDAGRERWERATAWPGVVASVVFLIAYSWEILDERPARWLHALLVGVLLAVWLFFLVDYVIRFALADDKVRFVRRNKVDLLSVFLPMARPFRLLTGLSRIHGFRGDSPAHVRRRVLVIAGAFVVMFIYTIALAVYRAERYAPGGNIHSFGDAVWWACVTMATVGYGDFYPVTITGRVLAVVLMIGGIAIVGTASATVVSFLNERTQYLRHDHSSPRELGRELPLPADPGEADSREATRPDTDG; encoded by the coding sequence GTGGGCGACGACGCCGGGCGCGAGCGCTGGGAGCGGGCGACCGCCTGGCCCGGCGTGGTCGCCAGCGTCGTCTTCCTGATCGCCTACAGCTGGGAGATCCTCGACGAGCGCCCGGCACGGTGGCTGCACGCGCTGCTCGTGGGGGTTCTCCTGGCTGTCTGGCTGTTCTTCCTGGTCGACTACGTGATCCGGTTCGCGCTCGCCGACGACAAGGTGCGCTTCGTGCGCCGCAACAAGGTCGATCTGCTCTCGGTGTTTCTGCCGATGGCGCGGCCGTTCCGGCTGCTGACCGGGCTGAGCCGTATCCACGGCTTCCGCGGCGACTCCCCCGCCCACGTGCGACGACGGGTGCTGGTGATCGCCGGAGCCTTCGTCGTGATGTTCATCTACACGATCGCCCTCGCCGTCTACCGCGCCGAACGCTACGCGCCGGGCGGCAACATCCACAGCTTCGGCGATGCAGTCTGGTGGGCGTGCGTCACGATGGCGACCGTCGGCTACGGCGACTTCTACCCGGTGACGATCACCGGCCGCGTCCTCGCCGTGGTCTTGATGATCGGCGGCATCGCCATCGTCGGCACCGCTAGCGCCACGGTCGTCTCCTTCCTCAACGAGCGGACGCAGTACCTCCGCCACGACCACTCGAGCCCGCGCGAACTCGGCCGCGAGCTGCCGCTGCCCGCAGACCCGGGTGAGGCGGATTCCCGGGAAGCGACACGGCCGGACACCGACGGGTAG
- a CDS encoding SDR family oxidoreductase, with protein sequence MSRRVVVTGASSGIGAAAVRLFRERGWDVVGVARRADRLRALADQTGADVFAADLTKQSDVDALRDHLAATGSVHALVNNAGGAKGLDSVEGSSVDDWAWMYEINVLGTKRVISALLPLLRAGAAETGHADILNLTSIAGHQAYVGGGGYNAAKFAQHALTEVLRLELNGEPIRVVEVAPGMVATEEFSLVRFGGDKEKRDAVYEDVPEPLSAEDIAETIVHALELPRHVDLDLIVVKPVAQAAPYRFHKGPLQVREG encoded by the coding sequence ATGAGCAGACGTGTGGTCGTTACGGGAGCGAGTTCGGGCATCGGGGCGGCGGCGGTCCGCCTCTTCCGCGAGCGGGGCTGGGATGTCGTGGGCGTCGCCCGCCGCGCGGACCGGCTGCGCGCGCTGGCGGACCAGACCGGGGCCGACGTGTTCGCCGCCGACCTCACGAAGCAGAGCGACGTCGACGCGCTCCGCGACCATCTCGCGGCCACGGGGAGCGTGCACGCCCTCGTCAACAACGCCGGCGGGGCGAAGGGGCTCGACTCGGTCGAGGGCTCGAGCGTCGACGACTGGGCCTGGATGTACGAGATCAACGTGCTCGGCACCAAGCGGGTGATCAGCGCGCTGCTGCCGCTGCTGCGGGCGGGCGCGGCCGAGACCGGCCATGCCGACATCCTCAACCTCACCTCCATCGCGGGCCATCAGGCGTACGTCGGCGGCGGAGGCTACAACGCCGCGAAGTTCGCACAGCACGCGCTGACGGAGGTGCTGCGGCTCGAGCTCAACGGCGAGCCCATCCGGGTCGTCGAGGTCGCGCCCGGGATGGTCGCGACCGAGGAGTTCTCCCTGGTGCGCTTCGGCGGCGACAAGGAGAAGCGCGACGCGGTCTATGAGGACGTTCCCGAGCCGCTCAGCGCGGAGGACATCGCCGAGACCATCGTGCACGCCCTGGAGCTGCCGCGGCACGTCGACCTCGACCTCATCGTGGTGAAGCCCGTCGCCCAGGCCGCCCCGTACCGCTTCCACAAGGGCCCGCTGCAGGTCAGGGAGGGCTGA
- a CDS encoding bifunctional o-acetylhomoserine/o-acetylserine sulfhydrylase, which produces MTDAADWQFETKQIHTGAAPDPVTNARATPIYQTTSYVFNNAEHAKNLFALAEFGNIYTRIQNPTQAVVEERVAALEGGTGALLVASGQAAETFAVLNIAQAGDHIVSSSSIYGGTYNLFKYTLAKLGIETTFVENQDDAEEWRRAVRPNTKLFFAETIGNPKINILDIALVADVAHEAGVPLIVDNTIATPYLIRPFEHGADIVVHSATKFLGGHGTVIGGIVVDGGRFEWSKNVEKFPGLTEPDPSYHGASYTAAVGDGIAYIIKARVQLLRDLGSAIAPASAWQLIQGIETLSLRVERHTQNAQEIAEFLEAHPDVATVNYSGLPTSPWYAAANKYAPKGVGAVLSFELKGGVDAGRALVDNLALFSHLANIGDVRSLVIHPASTTHSQLTPEQQLTAGVTPGLVRLSVGLENIDDLKADLSAGLAAARSVAEAARA; this is translated from the coding sequence ATGACCGACGCCGCTGACTGGCAGTTCGAGACCAAGCAGATCCACACCGGCGCTGCGCCCGACCCCGTGACGAACGCCCGGGCCACGCCGATCTACCAGACCACCTCCTACGTCTTCAACAACGCGGAGCACGCCAAGAACCTGTTCGCCCTCGCGGAGTTCGGCAATATCTACACCCGCATCCAGAACCCGACCCAGGCCGTCGTCGAGGAGCGCGTCGCCGCGCTCGAAGGGGGCACCGGCGCCCTCCTCGTCGCCTCGGGCCAGGCCGCGGAGACGTTCGCGGTGCTGAACATCGCCCAGGCCGGCGACCACATCGTCTCGTCGAGCTCGATCTACGGCGGCACGTACAATCTCTTCAAGTACACGCTGGCCAAGCTCGGCATCGAGACCACGTTCGTCGAGAACCAGGACGACGCCGAGGAATGGCGCCGTGCGGTCCGCCCGAACACCAAGCTCTTCTTCGCCGAGACCATCGGAAACCCCAAGATCAACATCCTCGACATCGCGCTCGTCGCCGACGTCGCGCACGAGGCCGGTGTGCCGCTCATCGTGGACAACACGATCGCGACCCCGTACCTGATCCGCCCGTTCGAGCACGGCGCCGACATCGTCGTGCACTCGGCCACGAAGTTCCTGGGCGGCCACGGCACCGTCATCGGCGGCATCGTCGTCGACGGCGGCCGCTTCGAGTGGTCGAAGAACGTCGAGAAGTTCCCGGGCCTCACCGAGCCGGACCCGTCGTACCACGGCGCCAGCTACACCGCCGCGGTCGGCGACGGGATCGCCTACATCATCAAGGCGCGCGTGCAGCTGCTCCGCGACCTGGGCTCGGCGATCGCCCCGGCCAGCGCCTGGCAGCTCATCCAGGGCATCGAGACGCTCTCGCTGCGCGTCGAGCGCCACACCCAGAACGCGCAGGAGATCGCGGAGTTCCTGGAGGCGCATCCCGACGTCGCCACGGTCAACTACTCGGGCCTGCCCACCAGCCCCTGGTACGCCGCCGCCAACAAGTACGCTCCCAAGGGCGTCGGCGCGGTGCTCTCGTTCGAGCTCAAGGGCGGGGTGGACGCGGGCCGCGCGCTCGTCGACAACCTCGCGCTGTTCAGCCACCTCGCCAACATCGGCGACGTGCGCAGCCTCGTCATCCACCCGGCATCGACCACGCACTCGCAGCTGACCCCCGAGCAGCAGCTCACCGCGGGCGTCACGCCCGGCCTGGTGCGCCTCTCGGTCGGCCTGGAGAACATCGACGACCTGAAGGCCGACCTCTCGGCCGGCCTCGCCGCTGCCCGGTCGGTCGCCGAGGCCGCGCGCGCGTAA